A stretch of Endozoicomonas sp. SCSIO W0465 DNA encodes these proteins:
- the aroK gene encoding shikimate kinase AroK, with the protein MPLTNIYLIGPMGAGKSTIGRMLAKELSRPFLDSDHVIEERSGADIPWIFDVEGEQGFRYRESQVIEEICCQKGVVMATGGGAVGQSENRRNLSTNGFVVYLSTPVSIQLQRTEKDKRRPLLQRPDREEVLTRLLEERDPLYRSIADLVLDTAILSPRQVIKKIIQTVGLEKQ; encoded by the coding sequence ATGCCATTAACAAATATCTATCTGATTGGGCCCATGGGGGCTGGCAAAAGTACCATCGGCAGGATGTTGGCTAAAGAGCTGTCCCGTCCCTTTCTTGACTCGGATCATGTCATTGAAGAGCGCAGTGGGGCAGATATTCCCTGGATTTTCGATGTTGAAGGTGAGCAGGGGTTCCGGTACAGAGAAAGCCAGGTCATCGAAGAGATTTGCTGTCAAAAAGGTGTGGTCATGGCAACCGGTGGGGGTGCTGTTGGCCAATCAGAAAACAGGCGGAACTTGAGCACCAATGGTTTTGTTGTTTATTTAAGTACACCGGTGTCAATCCAGTTGCAGAGAACAGAAAAAGATAAGCGTCGTCCACTGCTGCAACGACCAGATCGCGAAGAGGTTCTGACCAGGCTGCTTGAAGAGCGTGATCCGCTGTACCGGTCGATTGCAGACCTTGTTCTGGACACAGCCATCCTATCACCCCGCCAGGTTATTAAAAAAATTATTCAAACCGTTGGTTTGGAAAAACAGTGA
- a CDS encoding type IV pilus secretin PilQ: protein MNISPLLQARAVRGLLYTLLAVLPISAWGVVLKNMDAAALPGDMVELRLIFDGEAPVAHGYSIEKPPRISIDLPFTRSELPKYNEIGFNNAKSVTILEAGDRTRLVINLQQPTRFSSQSDGRTLSIYLGEDNSVAAVQRESAPESEPSDQAAEIKTGITDIDFQRGDDGEGEVIIALSDDKIPMDMNEQGGRIRLEFQGDVLPKNLRNRLDVIDFATPVKFIDATVEDGNSIIVIEPKGEFEYLAYQTDNLLTVSVKAPDPKDRGRRSAGLSYKGDKLSLNFQDIEVRAVLQLIADFTDLNLVASDTVGGNVTLRLQNVPWDQALDIVLKAKGLDKRLEGNVLTVAPAAEIAAREREQLENEKQIRELAPVYTDLVQINYADAAEIATVLQGAEGASLLTERGSVQVVARTNSLLIKDTQAKLDELRELIDQLDIPIRQVMIEARIVTLSSNFKEDLGVKWAGSREDDNFSVGGGQDDNVFTDLSVTGAGSSAIAIGFSTNGGTILNLELSALLSDGGGEVISQPKVITADKKTAVIKSGKEIPYEEKTSSGATSVAFKDAVLGLEVTPQITPDGRVIMDIKINNDDTTDQASNNVPIISTNEITTQVLVEDGETVVLGGVFKQSKKQGITKVPVLGDIPWVGGLFRNKTESDDKEELLVFITPRIVTEGVSLR, encoded by the coding sequence ATGAATATTAGTCCCCTGTTGCAGGCCAGGGCTGTTCGAGGGCTTCTGTATACGTTGCTGGCCGTGTTGCCTATTTCCGCGTGGGGTGTCGTCCTGAAAAATATGGATGCCGCTGCATTGCCGGGTGATATGGTTGAGCTACGTTTGATCTTTGATGGCGAAGCGCCGGTTGCTCATGGCTACAGTATTGAGAAGCCTCCCAGGATTTCCATAGACTTGCCTTTTACCCGCAGTGAACTCCCCAAGTATAATGAGATTGGTTTTAATAATGCCAAGAGCGTGACCATACTTGAGGCTGGTGACAGAACGCGTCTGGTCATTAATCTTCAGCAACCTACCCGCTTTAGTAGCCAGTCTGATGGCAGGACGCTCAGCATTTATCTTGGCGAGGATAACAGTGTCGCTGCGGTACAAAGGGAGTCAGCCCCGGAGAGCGAACCGTCTGATCAAGCAGCTGAGATCAAAACAGGCATCACCGATATTGATTTTCAGCGAGGTGATGATGGTGAAGGTGAGGTCATCATTGCCCTGTCCGATGACAAGATCCCAATGGATATGAATGAGCAGGGGGGGCGTATCCGTCTGGAGTTCCAGGGTGATGTATTGCCAAAGAATTTGAGAAACCGCCTGGATGTTATCGATTTTGCAACACCGGTTAAGTTTATTGATGCAACTGTTGAGGATGGTAACAGCATTATTGTTATCGAGCCCAAGGGGGAGTTTGAGTATCTGGCCTATCAGACAGACAATCTGTTAACGGTCAGTGTCAAGGCTCCAGACCCTAAAGATCGCGGTAGAAGAAGTGCAGGGCTTTCCTATAAAGGTGACAAACTGTCGTTAAACTTTCAGGATATAGAAGTCCGGGCCGTACTTCAGTTAATCGCTGATTTTACCGATCTGAACCTGGTTGCGTCGGATACCGTTGGGGGCAATGTTACCCTGCGGTTACAGAATGTTCCCTGGGATCAGGCACTTGATATTGTGCTTAAGGCCAAAGGGCTCGATAAGCGACTGGAAGGTAATGTTCTCACCGTGGCCCCGGCTGCGGAAATTGCAGCACGTGAGCGTGAGCAGCTGGAAAACGAAAAACAGATTCGTGAATTAGCCCCGGTATATACCGATCTGGTTCAGATTAATTACGCTGACGCTGCAGAAATTGCCACGGTCTTGCAGGGAGCAGAAGGTGCCAGTCTGCTGACAGAAAGAGGCTCGGTTCAGGTGGTTGCAAGAACCAATAGTCTGTTGATCAAGGATACTCAGGCCAAGCTGGATGAATTGAGAGAGCTGATTGATCAACTGGATATTCCCATTCGTCAGGTTATGATTGAAGCTCGTATCGTGACGCTCAGCTCCAATTTCAAAGAAGATCTTGGGGTCAAATGGGCTGGCTCAAGAGAAGATGACAACTTTTCTGTTGGTGGTGGTCAGGATGATAATGTTTTCACTGACCTGAGTGTAACCGGAGCGGGTTCAAGTGCTATTGCCATTGGCTTTTCCACCAATGGAGGCACCATTTTGAACCTTGAGCTTTCTGCCCTGTTGAGTGATGGCGGCGGTGAAGTAATTTCACAACCAAAAGTCATTACAGCAGATAAGAAAACGGCGGTGATCAAATCAGGTAAAGAAATCCCGTACGAAGAGAAAACTTCCAGTGGAGCTACTTCTGTGGCGTTCAAGGATGCAGTGCTGGGACTGGAGGTGACACCACAGATTACCCCGGATGGTCGGGTCATTATGGATATCAAAATCAATAATGACGATACCACCGATCAGGCATCCAATAATGTACCTATTATTTCGACCAATGAAATCACTACTCAGGTGCTGGTTGAAGATGGTGAAACCGTTGTACTAGGTGGTGTCTTCAAGCAGAGCAAGAAACAAGGTATTACTAAAGTACCTGTGTTGGGAGATATTCCCTGGGTTGGTGGCTTGTTCCGCAATAAAACAGAAAGTGATGATAAAGAAGAACTACTGGTCTTTATTACCCCAAGAATCGTTACTGAAGGTGTTTCATTGCGTTAA
- a CDS encoding pilus assembly protein PilP, whose product MMKLLQLVIVAGTALILAGCSDGGHQGYKDIDDYMAEMRDRPMGNIEPLPQFRPYEAFTYQASAMRSPFKQPVRIELTTEQINSNIKPDPYRVKQYLEQFEMDSFRLVGSISNEEGFWGLVRGADGVHRVRVGDFLGRNHGRITYIDDQELRVTEIVPAGPRYWIERPRVLRVNFNSQ is encoded by the coding sequence ATGATGAAGCTGCTTCAACTGGTAATTGTTGCGGGTACTGCGCTGATTCTTGCTGGATGCTCGGATGGTGGTCATCAGGGATATAAAGACATTGATGACTATATGGCAGAGATGAGGGATCGTCCTATGGGTAATATTGAGCCATTGCCCCAATTCAGACCATATGAGGCTTTTACTTATCAGGCATCAGCCATGCGGAGTCCTTTTAAGCAGCCCGTGAGAATTGAATTGACGACAGAACAGATCAATAGCAACATCAAGCCGGACCCATACCGTGTTAAACAGTATCTGGAGCAGTTTGAAATGGATTCGTTCCGTTTAGTGGGCTCAATCAGTAATGAGGAAGGATTCTGGGGGCTGGTACGAGGGGCTGATGGTGTTCACCGGGTTCGTGTGGGGGATTTCCTGGGGCGTAACCATGGTCGTATTACTTACATTGATGACCAAGAGTTGCGTGTGACCGAGATTGTTCCAGCTGGTCCAAGGTATTGGATTGAACGACCAAGGGTTCTCCGCGTTAACTTTAACAGTCAATGA
- a CDS encoding type 4a pilus biogenesis protein PilO has protein sequence MSFADSLQKLNELDLNDIDFDNIGSWPMGVRVVACVLTLVLILGFGYQFHLTSMQKRYDVAASQEQDLREQYRIRAFQSANLQAYREQMAEMENSFGALVKQLPSDTEVPGLLEDITFTGRGAGLQIEEIKLQDENVSQFYIELPISIGVTGTYHDLGNFVSGVASLSRIVTLHDFEIRPGKSGQLTMSILAKTYRYNDQGGL, from the coding sequence ATGAGCTTTGCAGATTCTCTACAAAAGCTGAATGAGCTTGATTTGAATGACATTGATTTTGATAACATCGGTTCATGGCCTATGGGTGTCAGAGTCGTTGCCTGTGTTCTGACATTGGTTTTAATCCTGGGGTTTGGTTATCAATTTCACCTGACCAGTATGCAGAAACGGTATGATGTTGCTGCCAGCCAAGAACAGGATTTACGTGAGCAGTATCGAATCAGGGCATTCCAGTCTGCAAACCTGCAAGCCTACCGTGAACAGATGGCGGAAATGGAAAACTCTTTTGGTGCCCTGGTGAAACAACTGCCCAGTGATACAGAGGTTCCCGGTCTGCTGGAGGATATCACCTTCACTGGACGCGGTGCTGGTCTTCAGATCGAGGAAATAAAACTTCAGGATGAAAATGTCAGCCAATTTTATATTGAGCTGCCAATAAGTATTGGCGTGACGGGTACTTACCACGACCTGGGTAACTTCGTTAGTGGCGTCGCCAGTCTTTCGCGAATCGTTACCTTGCATGATTTTGAGATTCGTCCGGGCAAGAGTGGTCAGTTAACCATGAGCATCCTTGCAAAAACTTACCGTTACAATGATCAAGGGGGGCTATGA
- a CDS encoding PilN domain-containing protein, producing the protein MARINLLPWREELRKERKQRFIAAWAVTVLVGIGLVFIGDFYISHNISHQQSRNQYLQNEITLLNHRISEIKDLRTKKEQLLERMQVIQNLQGNRPVIVRIFDQVARVVPEGVYFKQITLEGNRLTLVGVAESNNRISALMRNFDNSEWFTEPNLTAVRKVAANSQRWNEFDLTVKQINPTQAKGGL; encoded by the coding sequence ATGGCAAGAATTAACCTTTTACCCTGGCGTGAAGAACTCAGGAAAGAGCGGAAGCAACGTTTCATTGCTGCCTGGGCGGTAACGGTGTTGGTTGGTATTGGCCTGGTCTTTATTGGCGATTTTTATATCAGCCATAACATTAGCCACCAGCAGAGCCGTAACCAATATCTGCAGAATGAAATTACGCTGCTTAATCATCGAATCAGTGAAATCAAGGATCTGAGAACCAAGAAAGAGCAACTGCTGGAGAGGATGCAGGTCATTCAAAATCTGCAGGGAAACCGACCTGTGATTGTTCGTATATTTGACCAGGTTGCACGCGTGGTGCCTGAGGGGGTTTATTTCAAGCAGATAACGCTGGAGGGAAATCGCCTGACGCTTGTTGGGGTTGCCGAGTCCAATAATCGAATCTCTGCCTTGATGAGAAACTTTGATAACTCTGAATGGTTTACTGAGCCAAATTTGACGGCGGTCAGGAAAGTAGCAGCAAACAGTCAGCGCTGGAATGAGTTTGATCTAACGGTTAAGCAGATCAATCCCACTCAGGCCAAGGGGGGACTATGA